The genomic stretch CCTGCTGGCCCCGTCGCTGTCGTCTGCCCCAACCAGGTCACCCCCGACGAATCACAcctactttttattttttctgctttaatttttatatatttttctttttcctactttaatttttctatttgctttgtcgttttcttttctatttgctttgttgtttttcttatgtgacggtgatgatgatgatttggttGTAATCATGATTTAGTTTgagttataaaataatataatttatttgtttatttaataatgTGAAGAATTTGAGATTCGGGCTTATGAAATATTAGATTTATATGATGTGATCGAGGAATGAAATTTAGCTGCTAGCGAATATAGTCAGAAAATAATTGAAGACATTGTTGTGGAAGACGGAAAtatctaaatattattttatttgtaattattttaatttttataattctgattaaatttgttatttgatagtaaatttagtttttgataaattagaatttatataattaattttatattggaTATATCTACCCTAAAGGATATCTTATGAATCATCCATCAAATTAAGATGACACTCAAAAGGGGAGAAACTTCACAAGATGAATATCTAAAGAAAGAATATTTATGATTCAAATGGATTTGATTCCGATGATACACTAATGGCGGTACTTAAGGATGATTATCTTAGAAAGTTGTTGAGATTGGAACCCTTCACTGATTGCTGAACAAATGGGATGAACTCTATATATGCTTGTACCCTTGACATTTTTGAATCATTAAATACCCATTTTGAGCTTATGAGGTTTGAATCATTAAGTACccataattcacaagaaaaaaagctaaatcaaaaaatatatacatgtagATCATGCAGAAACAAAAAGGATAATTGATCAGAGATTCAAGCAGCTAATCAATTtcataaaatgatgaaattcaCAAgcaaattaaagaattaattagaTTCATTTACAATGATCGATTCGCTCATTCATTAATTTGTACAATTCATACTACACCCAAACCTAATTACGTGCCACTATATTCACTCAgattaattctttttctttttccactcCAACCCTATAAATTTGCAAGGCGAATACCTAATCTTGTATTCGGATATCGTTTCCAACTTCAACGACCAAACCTGAGCCTTGAAGCCAACCACATCATATAAACCTAATATTCCATAAGCCGAACCCCAAACTCCTcacacaatcaaataaaaaaataaattatgttattttataactcaaaataaatcatttttttatttttcatttttacaattaaatcaatcaacttaaaaaaaaaagagaagcaaatagaaaagttaaaagaaaatatatatatatatatatatatgtatgtgctGTGCGACTCGCTGAAAGCAACTGAATGGGCAGGCtttcttcaaaatattaacaagggtaaatttgtaattgcATTAGGGAGTTGTGAACTAAATTGTCAAACTGGTTGGTCATGTAGCATTCTCCCTCTATTAAATCTCTATTTGGTTTCTCGTTCCCCTAGCACTaataggggtgtgcaatcaattataatcaaattgaatcgaACCTAATTATATGTAATAACTTAACCGAACCAATCAATTAACTCCAACAAATCGAATTAATCAAAACCTAAACCATGCTAGTTGAATCGAACTGGAACACAAAATAACCAAGAGATTGACCTTGTTGTTGTAGCCGATCAATAATTTCGATGATCGGAACCAATCATCAGATTTCCCTAACCATGGTGActcacatacccaaaaattaagaGCATCTAATGGTTGGATTTTAATAGATCTAAGTTTTAAACTTTCAATGTAAAAGAGAAGTTGTACCAAAAAAACTTACCGAAAAACTATCGACGTCATCTTCATCTCCCGCCTTCGTCTTTGCCATCGGTGACGACGAGGAATGGTGAAGGGAGAGAAAAGAGATGAGGCAGTGTTGCCACCAGCCAGATCTCGAAGATAAGAGAGATGAAATggcaagagagaaagagaaggacgAAGAGAAGATAGTAAGCAAACATAGGGTGCCGCCCCCACGTGAAGAAGGGGGTTCGGTTTGATTGGGCAGGGGATGGGGGTTATTGCTATATAGTTTGGTTTAGTTTTtcgattatttttattaaaataatcgaatcgaaccgaataaccgaattttaagaaaagaaataaccgaaccgaaccgctcattttgaaaaaccaaattaaacCGACCGAATTTGTCGGTTCAGTTCGATTAGTTAAAATTAGGTGAGTTATcattccaaaataaaattatctttaagTGATATAATTTTAGAATAAGAATTTCGATTGATTTTTATCTCTTAAACTTTATCACTGAGTATCATATATTGTGGGTGTTCTTATTAGAAGAGTCGATATTTGAGTGTTGTTATTAGAAGAGTCAATATTTGAGTTATGGATAGGGTACACTTTTTGTCTTGTGATTACACTTAATCTGAAAATTCGAAGAGACTCATGCCacgataaattttaaatatttgaaatttttactactaactagatatttatttttttgatactTACTATTTACGCTTAAAATAACTAACAAATAGTATAGCGGTGGAATTTTAGAAACTCGTGAATTTTGTTCCACGCaaatttgtttatcttatgtgtttgtttggtGCTAACCAGCCATGGCTGAGGCTCTGTCGCTGAGGCTCTGTCGTCGGCGGCCGTGTGCTTCGCGGCTAGTGGAAGGCTCATTCGTGTCATCGACGAACGTGGGGCAGAGCGGCAGCGACCGATGGTGTCTGTCGTGTCCGCCGTGGCGTCGCCGACCGAGACTGTGACCGCATGCAAtacaatattgttttatttcatcCTGAAACTTGTCCGGTTCTGGTGCATTTTCTTGATGCCGGCCATCTAGATTCGGGCTCTTTTTCTCATGATATCTGTAATTATTTACGTTGTTCATTGTTCATTGTTCAAATGTGCTAAGTTTGTCTGTCTATGACTATGAGAACCCAAATTTGGACAATAATCAGCATTTGTAATTGTATGACTGAATTTATCAACGGTTACACTTTGTGACAGTTAAcatatttacttatttcctcATTTTATGGTtattctgtacaaatagcataactCTTCTTTTAAATACCCAAGTCTTCTTAAAGGCCTTTCTGTTAAGATTAAGAACaatgaaatattatttgaaaCAGATAATGCATACTAACTAATTCACATTATCCTAATCTGAATATGCAGTCAACTGGGCCGCCTATCTGAGACATATTCAGACAACCTAAACAATCACAATAAATGAATTAGGTGTGTAGcaagaatttaatattaaaatgataCTAACCagtaatttaattcaaaaatttttgggttaaattattaattcctTTTTAAATCTCATATCTAgactaaattaatatttaatttaaaatgattaaTATTGGGTTTAATCGGTTAAATTGGATTGTGTATCCAGAATTTCAACTTGGGCTCAATCTCCCAAAATATTCATTTACAGATATCTATTTGCGTTACACTTTGTGGGGCATCCAAAGCCCAAGCCCCTTTCTATTATGTCAAGTAAGTAAGTAAGTACACAAAGGACATGGCATATAATAAATCAATTCAATTGCTGATTCCTCTGATCTCCTCTGCATTACAGTCAGTCAGACTCAGGTTTGTTTGGATTAGAATGGATAATAATGAGACTTTTTGGGTTCATTATTTGAATTGTATTTGCTTCTTAATTTGGGACATCATTTTGTGAAGTGGGGTTTGAATTTATCAAAACACTGAgttactaaatatatatatatatatcattattatgTGGCAAAACAAAAGGCCTTCATCCTCAATCTTCTAACAATGCCGGCATCTAcagttaaattataataattatattcaataGTTTGGTAATGGTAGCATCCGGAAAATACTAACAATGCCGGCTATCTGCAGTTACGAATCTGTAAAAATAATTCATGACTATACGGATAACTaccaaacaatatatattacttCAATGATTGCgctcattttttgttttttatttttttgatgttttaCGAGGATATGCCATATGTGGAGATTCATAATGTTGAGTAGGATTTTGTTACTTGTACCTCGTAGgttacatataaaattataaaaaaataaataattataatattttcctTTCTCCCCTTCTCATGACTATCTCTAACAATCATTTCTCGTTACATCATTGTCTCATCTCTCGAGTATTGATCTGCTGTATTATCTCTCTTTGTGACGAAGATGAGAGATGTAGTGGCGGTTGGCAAGCAAGAGGCGAGGCGACAAGAGGCAGTTGCTGGAGGTGGCCACGAAAttgggaaagaaaggaaagaagaggcAACCAAGGGAAAATAAAGTAATGTTGCAATTGGAtaaggggtattttcgtcatttgagtgtgtgtgtgtgaagttATCAATAATCGTGTATGTACAagtaacatttttcatatttgagtgtgtgtgtgtatgaagTTATCAATAATCGTGTATGTACAagtaacatttttcatattGAGTAATAAGAAAGAGTAATCTATGATGACATTGCATCGTATTCATTGTGCCAGCTCAACCTAGTGTCCGTAAAAAAGATATGGCTCCCAAAAATGAAAAAGTAGACAAGTAAGGAAAAAGTGGTTTAATTCAGtaaaaattgtataaaatagtatattttttacattaataaaagttgtatcaaataatatatttctCACATTAATTTGGTTTAATGCAAAAGATGCCATACCTAATTTAgaacaatataaaaattgaaaatgggaGTGAATAACCATAAAtaatctaaattaataaataaatctggAATTAATTAGACAAACTactattatgttatatttataagttaaatttattataatatattttctctCCTTGAAGACCGGATGAAATAAGATAtccaatttttaataaattttaatttatatactttATTTGTCAGATGTgaagtttaatttaaattatgattcaaataaatctaatttatctATAGATCTGAATCTATTGTTCATGTAACACCCAATTTAGTTAAagtgttttcaaaatttgaaaaaaatttatttaaatcttgaaatttttttaaaatatgacatGCTTTATGATATTGatgttttagatttatttttaaaattaaaaattttaaaagaaattatagtcatagaaataaaaatactacTTGTGAtattaaattctataaaaaagataatttttttaatatataaatattttatagaatACTATTAAGCATCTCTGTTAATGTAGTTTTAACAAaaagaagttttttaaaattaaaattaataaaatcttatttacatttaattatgacacaaaaaaattaagtaatttatcaACTAAAAAAgattttctttctaaaattgaatataagaatttaattaataattttataacttcaaaaataaaaattttttttttaatattttttattatttatttatattaataataaattattaaaataattatcaattaaaaccCTACCTAATCTTACGCGGCCCCAGTATTCATGACATAAAACTATCTTTGGAACAGTGGTCATGCCTGGTTAAAATACAGAAATGAAAGAAGAGTTATATAATTACTAAGGGCCACAATACTAAAGTCCCCATGGGCTGTGAAGAATGAAGACTTTGATTCTTCAGTAGAAACAGTCCTCCAAGACCTGTTCTTTCAATCTCAATATGGCCGAAACAGTGTTTGGCTAGCTATTTACATCTCAGAGGGAGGAATCAAGGAACTCAGCTGCATCCCTGCTTGCAAATTCTAAGAATAATCCTCGGATGATCTAATATGGGGGTCTGCAACTGCAACTCTTGGAACTCCCCCCGACCAGCTGTATGtattctcctttcttttctcttcctatGCTGTCTTCTTGCAGAAGCCCCTCATGCCAATGCGCTGAGCTTCAATCTCACGAGGATTGGGCCTCAACATCTCAACGTCAATATAACACTCTACGGAGATGCTTATATCTCAGATCAAGGGATTCAAGTCACCTCAGACGAGCGCGGCACAGACCCTAGACAGAGAGGCGGACGAGCCGTCTGCAAAGAGCCTCTTCAACTATGGGACAAAGCTTCTGGGAATTTGACAGATTTCAGCACCTATTTTGCGTTTGTGATCGACTCAAGTGGCAGCTCAGACTATGCAGATGGGCTGGCCTTTTTTCTTGCCTCCACTGTTGATAGTCCCAATAATATCACTACGGGTGGAGCCATGGGCCTTCCAATCCACCCTGTTACAATACAACCACTCTGCCCATTTCTTGCTGTGGAGTTTGATACATATTACAATCCACAATGGGATCCTGTAACAGGATCGAAAACCCATGTAGGTATCGACATCAGCTCTCTCACATCAAATGTTACTAAAGAGTGGTTTAGCAACATTACCGGTGGAGCAACAAATGAGGCTTGGATTACTTACAATTCTAGTTCGAAAAATTTGAGTGTTGTTTTCAGTACTTCTCCTGTAAATAACACAAGGATCGAGGGAGCCCTTCATTTCTTGGTTATCTACGGGACTACTTGCCAGAATGGGTTGCAATCGGTTTTTCAGCTTCAACAGGATCAAGTTTTGAGAAAAACAATGTTAAATCATGGAGTTTTAGTTCGAGTTTGGTTGTCCCTGACAAGACAGCTTCCAGCCCAGGGCCTAGTGCAGTTCCTCCTAGGGAGAAGAGTGGAGGTACCAGCAACAAGAAGGGACTGGTGGTGGGATTGAGTGTAGGCCTACCTGTTTTGGTGGTTGTATTGGCCTTGGCTAGCTTTGTCttttggaagaaaagaagacaaaatAAGGAAGCTGATGAATTTGCTGTTGAATTGTCCATGGATAATGATTTTGAGGCAGGTACTGGGCCAAAGAAGTTTTCGTATAATGAATTGTTCTTGTCAACGGATAGCTTTTCAGAGGAACATAAGCTTGGGGAGGGAGGATTTGGAGGTGTTTACCGAGGTTTCTTGAGGGAACTGAACTCCTATGTTGCTGTGAAGAGGATATCAAAGGGGTCAAAGCAGGGAATAAAGGAGTATGCATCAGAAGTGAAGATCATTAGCCGGTTGAGGCATAGAAATCTGGTGCAACTCGTTGGTTGGTGCCATGAGAAAAAACAACTCCTGCTTGTATACGAGTTCATGGAAAATGGCAGCTTGGATTCCCATCTCTTCAAACAGAAAAGCTTGTTGACATGGCCAATAAGGTATAAAATTGCTCAAGGCTTGGCCTCAGGATTGCTCTACTTGCACGAAGAATGGGAACAGTGCGTGGTGCACAGGGATGTGAAATCAAGCAATGTTATGTTAGATTCCAACTTCAATGCAAAACTTGGTGATTTTGGATTAGCTAGGCTTGTTGACCATGATAAAGGGTCACAAACCACAGTTTTGGCAGGAACGATGGGCTATATGGCCCCAGAATGTGGGTCTGGAACCTCTATGGTAGAGGACAACTCCTTGATGCAGTGGATCCAAAGATTGGCATGGATTTTGATCAGCAAGAAATGGAGACGTTAATGATAGTTGGGTTGTGGTGTGCCCACCCTGATCACAATTGTCGGCCATCTATTAGGCAAGCCATTCAGGTGCTTAATTTTGAAGCTCCCTTGCCCATCCTTCCGGCTACAATGCCAGTGGCAACATATTATTCTTCTCCGTTAAATCCCGGTTTGGTTTCTTTTTCCTCTGGCGCCAATGTATCTCAGAACAGCCAAATCCAGTATCCAAGCTCTAGTTACACAACTGATTCTTCAAAGGTCACCTCGTCTTCTGCAGCTTCTTCTCCATCTGCATCACTTTTACATACAAAAGTATTATGATTCCAAGAGTATCTGGTACAatactaaaaaatgtatttgctacatttttctttatagtatgcatatatgtatgtttatatatatattcctgcATATTGTGTTTAattatctctctctttgtttATGTTTAATTTGTCTATTTTGAATACCTGCAGTAGGAACTAAAGTTTCAGTTTCATATCTTTGTTTGATATCATGGTTTTAGAGGCTTGAAACCAAGACCATAACTTCCCCGCTAACTAAGATTTTGCATTGTATATAACGATGAGATGAGAGATATAATGTTGACGAATACagaagaataatttaaaataatatggtaaCATATTCATCTAGTCATTTGTAACTTGTCAAACCATAATTTTAAACTTCTCCAGTTATTCTCAAACAACGTTAACTTGGGTCTCGGAAAAGACTGAGTTCTTCgttcttttttcttgttctaAGTAAACGCCATAAAGACTGggtttttcttcctttccttgttCTAATAAGTAAACTTGGTAAAGACGCTCCGGTTCTTTCAATCGCAAGAATACTCTCAAAGGACAATGTGAAGGTCTAGCTAGCTATATATTTTCATCTAATAGGAACTGATCATCATCCCTGGAGAGATGGGAGTCTGCAACTCTTAGAACTTCCCCAGATCAGCTATTGATCTGCTGCTTCCTTTTCTCTTGGCTAGCTGTCTACTCGAAGAAAATTTTGGTTGGTGAGATAGATCATTAGAAATATGAGGGTGGTCTGTAATAGCTTCCCGACATCACCATCTAATATGATCCTTCTCCTGGTCCTGGGCAGAATCGCGGTTTGCAGTCTGCTTGCAGCCCCTTATTGTGCAACTGCGCTCAGATTCAATCTCACTAGTAATattagcagcagcagcagcattgGGCCTCAGCTTGTCATCAGTTCAAATGTAATTGAACTCTACGGAGATGCTAACATCTCAGACCAAGGCATCATCCAAGTCACTCCAGACGAGCAGGGCATATACCGTGAACAGAGAGCCGGCCGAGCCGTTCACGTCGACTCTCTTCATCTTTGGGACAAGCCTTCTGGGAATTTGGCAGATTTCAGCACCAATTTCTTATTTGTGATTGACTCAAACGGGAGCTCCAGATACGGAGATGGGCTGGCGTTCTTTCTTGCACCTATAAATGATGTTCCCAATAATATCAATCCGGGTGGAGCCATTGGCCTTCCTATGAATCAAATCAGCAACCACTCATGGAAACCAATCACCTCATTTGTTGCTGTGGAGTTCGATACCTATCTCAATGGAATAGATCCACTGACATCATCCAGAACCCATGTGGGCATCGACATCAACACCACCCACTCGAACGTTACTCAAGAGTGGCTTAGCAACATTACCGGTGGAGCAACAAATGAGGCTTGGATTACTTACAATTCTAGTTCGACAAATCTGAGTGTTTTTTTCACCACTTATCTTGTAAATAACACAAGGGTCGAGGGAGCCCTTCATTTCTTGGTTGATCTACGGGACCACTTGCCAGAATGGGTTGCAGTCGGTTTCTCAGCTTCAACGGGATCATGTTTTGAGACAAACCATGTTAAATCATGGAGTTTTAGCTCGAGTTTGATTGTTCCTGACAAGAGTAAAAACAAGGGATCCGTGGTACTGGGACTGAGTATAGGCCTGCCTGCTTTGGTGCTTGTGTTCGCCTTAGCTGTCTTTGTCTTCTGGAAGAAAACTAGAGCAAAGGATGAATTTGATGTTGAACTGTCCATGGATAGTGATTTTCAGGCAGGTACTGGGCCAAAGAAGTTCTCTTATAATGAATTGTCCAGGGCAACGGGTAAGTTTGCGGAGGAACAGAAGCTTGGGGAGGGAGGATTCGGAGATGTTTACAAAGGCTTCTTGAGGGAATTGAACTGCTATGTTGCTGTGAAAAGGATAGCAAAGAGGTCAAAACACGGAATAAAGCAGTATGCATCGGAAGTGAAGATCATTAGCCGGTTGAGGCATAGAAACCTGGTGCAACTCGTTGGTTGGTGCCATGAGAAAAAACAACTCCTGCTTGTATACGAGTTCATGGAAAATGGCAGCTTGGATTCCCACCTCTTCAAACAGAAAGCCTTGTTGACATGGGCAATAAGGTATAAAATTGCTCAAGGCCTGGCCTCAGCACTGCTCTACCTGCACGAAGAATGGGAACAGTGTGTGGTCCATAGGGATGTGAAGTCAAGCAATGTTATGTTGGATTCCAATCTCAATGCAAAACTTGGTGATTTTGGATTAGCTAGGCTCGTTGACCACGATAAAGGTTCACAAACCACTATTTTGGCAGGAACAATGGGCTATATAGCGCCAGAATGTGTACTTACAGGCAATGCCAGCAAGGAATCAGATGTCCATAGCTTCGGGATTGTCGCATTGGAGATAGCTTGCGGGAGAAAACCCATCGACCATAAGGTCCCAGAAGACCAAATGAGACTGGTTGAATGGGTTTGGAATCTCTATGGTACAGGACAGCTCCTGGAAGCAGTGGATCCAAAGATGGACACAGATTTTGATCAGcaagaaattgaaagattaatGATTGTGGGGCTGTGGTGCGCTCACCCTGATCGCAATCTGCGGCCTTCCATAAAGCAAGCGATTCAGGTGCTTAGTTTTGAAGCTCCGTTGCCCGCCCTTCCGACAACAATGCCAGTGGCAACATACTTTAGTTCTGCTCCGCGAGTAGTGAATACTACTACTTCGACGTCTCCGGGCTCTTTTACCTTTGGCGCCTATGTTTCTGAGAGCAGTAGCCAAGGCCAGTCTTCAAGCTATAACGATGACTCTTCAAAGGTCACCTCATCTTCTTCAACTGCTTCTCCATCTGCTTCACTTTAATTTGCATGTGTTGACGTACGAGAACCGTCAACCGAAGTTTGAGAGCCCGCAATGCAATAACAGGTGCCGAAGAGTAAGGAACAGAAGCAAAGGAACCAACAATAAGCACacaagatttttacgtggttcggctcaAATGATGCCTAGTCTACGATTGTTCTCTGATTATTCTGGCAGAGTCACAGTATGTAATTTAGTGATCGATCCCTTTACAATGACGTattcttctctataaatagggtcgtgttgtttacaattcgaaTCAGTTCTAAATATGGAAGGAGTCTATTCCGTTGATAGCGCTTTCCTTATCGGCTCCGGAATATCAGGGATAGGTtccttgtcttcagggatttAAATTACTTCTGATAGGCAGGTGTATATCGTTTCTGATAATCTCGCAGTCTCCTAACTGTTCTAATCTTTGGCACATCTTTTGGCGAAACGGAAGTCGTGATGTTGTGATGCTGGGATATTGTTTTGAGTGAGCTCGCTTAGAGCGAGCTCGCTGTCTTCAGGTGACCTGACTTTTTACCGTGAGACTCTTCATTGGTGGTTCTCGATCTCTGGGCCTTGCGAGCCTCTAAGGAATTCTGGCCGGCCTATTGTGCCTTGGGTATTTTGGGTTCGCCCTGCGCAACCGAGTCCAGCCCGTCAGCTGAATTCCGGAGATCGCCCATAACAGCATGTAAAAGCAGGATGATTTGGACAGTAAATTAATCGGTTAGATCAtgcttattttaaaataaccgTTTAGTTAATTTCTAAATCTTATATTAAGACTTAATTAGTCTTGaatttaaaatgattaaaattagATTCTTTCTGAAGGAAGAGTTCCACCTTCGGCTCAAtcttcaaaatccaaattatATTTGCATTACACTGTTATTGAGCCTTTAAGCCCATTTTAGCCTTTCTCTGCTGAGTAACCTTTTTGAGTTCATGGTACAGAAATCAAAGGTCTCATTCTATAAGAGTTTGAATTATTTTGCTTCAATTTGCGAGGTGGGCTTCCAATTTATGCAGTTGGTTGAAGTTTGTCTATATGGTTCTGCCCGGATCATGCCCGCAACCCAAGCTGCAACTGGTGCTTCAATTAGGAGAATGGATGTTTTGGATCCGTATTGTTTCAATATTATTCCTATTGGAGTTCAACCTACTAAAGCAGTAATTGGGTTGTTTTGGGTAATTGGGGATAGCATTGAACCTAGGAGGGAATCGAGTTAGTTGGGGTTCTGGGGTGCTCGGAAACActgaaataatattattttggtatttttattttcgtgTAAACTAGACAATTAGTATCTCCATCATCAGTGAGCCTCTGTCATTatcaatctctctttctttttcctttttggtaaGAATTATCAATCTCTCTCACTGTCTATGTAAATAATTGGGTTCATTTATCATTGTCAATCTCTCTTTCACTTAGGCTGCGGTGTGAATTTTCCTATTGATATATAGTAGCGGATTaagagtttaaaaaataaacatatacaGCCTTAATTCCTGATTCCAGATAGATTAATCTCTCACAACTTGGTTTACAATGTCACGCTTGACCATAACTTCCCCACTTTTCAACACAAATTAATTAGGCccatttttcatcatcaatcaaGACCAGTTCTTCTGATCATTATCCACTCATTATTAGCTTTGTGGGTTGAGTTGAGAACTTGCGCCTTTCACTCACTCAATTAATCTGGCACTGTTTCTTTGTGAACAATGCAACGTCTAGAGTGGAAACAGACCGCCCACAAGACTGGTTTCTTTATGTGTTTCTGTCTCTGTATATCAAGATTCTCAAACAACACTGTCTACGTAGCTATTTACATCTGATAAGAATTCAAGTGCAATATCCTTGTTATTTACACTGTCTACGTAGCTATTTACACTGTCTACGTagctattttaatatttatgccTTTGTCCCTCATATCATAATGTTATTCTActaatctctctctcatctcttcccTTCGCAACTTCCATTATCGTTGTTGCCCATCCCCAATtatcgccctcgccctcgcccagCTCAGTCGTCGTCGTTGCTGCAAGCTACCTAGCGCCATCGCCCTTCTCCTTGGTTGCACCATCACCGCCATTACTTTCGGATCTGTCGTTACAAGCTCCCATCTACTTCAAATTATTCTCCGTCACCAATTGTCCGTCACCCCATCGGCCGCTTCCCGTCGTTGGCCCCGTCCTCATGTCCTCTAATAAACATGTATAATacacataataatattatattaatatatttttaataattatatataatttatcaacatttaatgataaaattttacattattcaatatatctatttttatctttttatcaaattataataactgatcaattcttttaaatcaaacatataaatattaactgatagcttaaaaacacatttatcaaaatatattattaatttaaacacTATCTAATTAAAATGCTATAACTAGCTTAAAGACTATCTATGCTATAACTAGCAATGCCTTGGACTC from Diospyros lotus cultivar Yz01 chromosome 9, ASM1463336v1, whole genome shotgun sequence encodes the following:
- the LOC127809663 gene encoding L-type lectin-domain containing receptor kinase IX.1-like; the encoded protein is MGVCNCNSSNAARPAICILLSFLFLCCLLAAAPQANALSFNLTSIGSPSRNVNIRCYRDAYISDQGIQLASNEISTDPTQRAGRATYLEPLHLWDKASGNLADFSTYFAFVIDSGGSSYYADGLAFFLAPTVDIPNNITPGGAMGLPIHPVTIQALSSFLAVEFDTSNNTWDRVVGSKPHVGIDINSLTSNVTQEWFSNVTGGATNEAWITYNSSSKNLSVVFSTSPVNNTRVERALHFLVDLRDHLPEWVAVGFSASTGSCFETNHVKSWSFSSSLIVPDKSKNKGSVVLGLSIGLPALVLVFALAVFVFWKKTRAKDEFDVELSMDSDFQAGTGPKKFSYNELSRATGKFAEEQKLGEGGFGDVYKGFLRELNCYVAVKRIAKRSKHGIKQYASEVKIISRLRHRNLVQLVGWCHEKKQLLLVYEFMENGSLDSHLFKQKALLTWAIRYKIAQGLASALLYLHEEWEQCVVHRDVKSSNVMLDSNLNAKLGDFGLARLVDHDKGSQTTILAGTMGYIAPECVLTGNASKESDVHSFGIVALEIACGRKPIDHKVPEDQMRLVEWVWNLYGTGQLLEAVDPKMDTDFDQQEIERLMIVGLWCAHPDRNLRPSIKQAIQVLSFEAPLPALPTTMPVATYFSSAPRVVNTTTSTSPGSFTFGAYVSESSSQGQSSSYNDDSSKVTSSSSTASPSASL